The proteins below come from a single Prolixibacter sp. NT017 genomic window:
- a CDS encoding PD-(D/E)XK nuclease family protein, with the protein MQGFLARLAAHLYEVYGDKISEQTIIFPNRRAGIFFNSYLNRLVSEPIFSPEIVTISDFFASQTDWYVADPLTLVFHLYEIYREVTGSSESFDDFYFWGDMLVNDFDDIDKYNVDAAGLFQNISDLKEIDLLFQDFDDESREHITGFWRSLSNRDKTPNQEEFLQIWQSLFPIYEKFRERLLNEGIAYEGMVYRETARQIQEKKLEIAQAGDIILAGFNALNRCEEILFSFFRETGKAKFFWDYDRYYLDDPQQEAGLFMRKNLKKFPQAASLGGESDFMQHPPKIEIINVPSQVGQAQVASNQLMKVPTPDRQFDDAAVVLCDEGLLLPVLGALPEQIGKVNVTMGFPVNASPAYSLVNQLIELQRNIRRHEESVFYYKNVLALLGHQLVSGIEPELSRKLTEEIISQNMVYLTAKRLQQSPFLRLIFQIPRTIDDYSDYFLEILRSVFTKLPSDESENRHQLHKEYLFQLYLAVNRLKDVLETGGKKILGDENFLTRETYFRFLGQYLGGITVPFEGEPLQGLQVMGILETRTLDFRNLVILSMNDGVMPKTSAKASFIPYNLRRGFGLPSVEEMNAMYAYYFYRLLQRAENVTFVYHSGTEGLFVGEKSRYLYQLQMETPLDIKETSVSMEVSSLSPVPIVVQKTEDVMAPLKPYLKGERALSPSAIDKYLTCSLQFYFRYSAGLEEPDEVTEEVDARIFGNLFHDTMEALYTPFLGKELSADDIQGLIDDELRIQDLLLQSFRKNYFKGGDNTEAVVLRGRNWLVGEIVKKYVRQVLALDKERAPFTIEGLENKVKADFPLTDGERMVLVGGKVDRMDKRDGVLEILDYKTGKADLSFTMLDDLFDREKSNRNKAALQTLIYASVVYANRKSEGIIQTGIYALRRIFEKDFQPTVTSKELGNLPVNYVEHQDVFKEKLVGLLEEIFDTSIPFVQTEKEETCRYCPYKNICRRG; encoded by the coding sequence ATGCAGGGATTTTTAGCGCGTTTGGCTGCCCATTTATATGAGGTTTACGGAGACAAAATTTCGGAGCAAACAATCATTTTTCCAAACCGGAGAGCCGGTATTTTTTTCAATAGTTATCTGAATAGATTGGTCTCCGAACCGATTTTCAGTCCGGAGATTGTTACCATCAGCGATTTCTTCGCCAGTCAGACCGATTGGTACGTGGCCGATCCGCTTACACTCGTGTTTCATCTGTATGAAATTTACCGCGAAGTTACAGGTTCCAGTGAATCATTCGATGACTTTTATTTCTGGGGCGATATGCTCGTGAACGATTTCGACGATATTGACAAGTACAATGTCGATGCGGCCGGTCTTTTTCAGAACATTTCCGATTTGAAAGAGATTGACCTGCTTTTTCAGGACTTTGATGATGAGAGCCGGGAACATATCACCGGATTTTGGCGGAGCTTGAGCAACCGCGATAAGACACCGAATCAAGAGGAATTTCTGCAAATCTGGCAATCGCTTTTCCCTATTTATGAGAAATTCAGAGAGCGGCTTTTGAATGAGGGAATTGCTTACGAAGGCATGGTTTACCGTGAAACGGCCAGGCAGATTCAGGAAAAGAAGCTGGAGATAGCGCAAGCTGGAGACATTATTCTGGCCGGTTTCAACGCGCTGAACCGATGCGAAGAGATCTTGTTTTCCTTCTTCCGTGAAACCGGGAAAGCAAAGTTTTTTTGGGACTACGACCGTTATTATCTGGATGATCCGCAGCAGGAGGCTGGTTTGTTTATGAGGAAAAACCTGAAGAAGTTCCCGCAGGCGGCCTCGTTAGGTGGCGAGTCTGATTTTATGCAGCATCCGCCCAAAATCGAAATCATCAACGTCCCTTCACAGGTTGGACAGGCCCAGGTAGCGTCGAACCAGTTAATGAAAGTGCCGACACCTGACCGGCAATTTGATGATGCAGCGGTTGTGTTGTGCGACGAAGGTTTGCTTTTACCCGTGTTAGGGGCCTTGCCGGAGCAAATTGGCAAGGTGAATGTGACAATGGGATTTCCGGTGAATGCCAGTCCGGCCTATAGTTTGGTAAATCAGTTGATCGAACTACAGCGAAATATCCGGCGTCACGAAGAGTCGGTTTTCTATTATAAAAATGTATTGGCGCTTTTGGGCCACCAGTTGGTTTCGGGAATCGAGCCGGAATTAAGCCGAAAGTTGACAGAGGAGATTATTTCGCAAAACATGGTTTACCTTACGGCGAAGAGGTTACAGCAATCCCCGTTCTTGCGATTGATATTTCAAATTCCGCGAACGATTGATGACTATTCGGATTACTTTCTGGAAATTCTTCGCTCGGTGTTTACAAAGCTGCCCTCTGATGAAAGCGAAAACCGGCATCAGTTACATAAAGAATATTTGTTCCAGCTCTATTTGGCCGTCAACCGCCTGAAGGATGTGCTGGAAACCGGTGGTAAGAAAATTCTCGGGGATGAGAACTTTTTAACAAGAGAAACCTATTTCCGTTTTCTGGGACAATATCTGGGAGGCATTACGGTTCCTTTCGAGGGAGAACCGCTTCAGGGACTTCAGGTGATGGGAATCCTGGAAACGCGAACGCTGGATTTCCGTAATCTGGTCATTCTGTCGATGAATGACGGCGTTATGCCCAAAACTTCAGCGAAAGCTTCTTTCATTCCTTACAACCTGAGGCGTGGTTTTGGTCTGCCGTCCGTTGAAGAAATGAACGCTATGTATGCCTATTATTTTTACCGGCTGCTTCAACGGGCTGAGAATGTGACGTTCGTTTATCATTCGGGTACCGAAGGACTTTTTGTCGGTGAGAAGAGCCGATATTTGTACCAGTTGCAGATGGAAACTCCGCTGGATATTAAGGAAACGAGTGTTTCGATGGAGGTTTCCTCGCTTTCGCCTGTGCCGATTGTTGTTCAGAAGACAGAAGATGTAATGGCTCCACTGAAGCCTTATCTTAAAGGCGAAAGGGCGCTTTCACCGAGCGCGATCGATAAGTATCTGACATGTTCGTTGCAGTTCTATTTTCGCTACAGTGCGGGTTTGGAGGAACCGGATGAAGTAACCGAAGAAGTTGACGCCCGGATTTTTGGGAATCTGTTTCACGATACGATGGAGGCCTTGTATACTCCATTTCTCGGAAAGGAATTGAGTGCCGATGATATTCAGGGCTTGATAGACGATGAACTGAGAATTCAGGATTTACTGCTTCAGTCGTTTCGGAAAAACTATTTCAAAGGAGGGGACAATACCGAGGCCGTTGTTCTTCGCGGACGCAACTGGCTGGTAGGAGAAATTGTAAAGAAATATGTGAGGCAGGTGCTTGCGTTGGATAAAGAGAGAGCACCATTTACCATTGAAGGTCTGGAGAACAAGGTCAAAGCTGATTTCCCTTTAACTGATGGAGAGAGAATGGTTCTTGTCGGAGGAAAAGTTGACCGGATGGATAAGCGGGATGGAGTTCTCGAAATTCTGGATTACAAAACAGGAAAGGCCGATCTCAGTTTCACTATGCTGGATGATTTATTCGATCGGGAAAAGTCGAACCGGAACAAAGCTGCCCTGCAGACTTTGATTTATGCTTCGGTTGTTTATGCCAACAGGAAATCGGAAGGGATTATTCAAACTGGTATTTATGCTTTGCGCAGAATATTTGAAAAAGATTTTCAGCCAACGGTCACAAGCAAAGAGTTGGGGAATTTGCCGGTCAACTATGTCGAGCATCAGGATGTATTTAAAGAAAAGTTAGTTGGTCTTCTTGAAGAAATCTTCGATACAAGCATTCCGTTTGTTCAGACCGAGAAGGAAGAGACCTGCCGTTATTGTCCTTATAAAAATATTTGCCGGCGTGGATAA